CGTGCTCTCCCTCAACGCGGGGCGGGCGGTAACCTTCGATGCCCTGCTGCGCCAGGTGTGGAGCGCGCAGGCGGGCAACGTCGACCTGGTGCGCAACATGGTCAAGAAGCTCCGCGCCAAGCTCGGCG
The sequence above is a segment of the Deltaproteobacteria bacterium genome. Coding sequences within it:
- a CDS encoding helix-turn-helix domain-containing protein — its product is VLSLNAGRAVTFDALLRQVWSAQAGNVDLVRNMVKKLRAKLGEDAQKPTWIFNLRGVGYRMARPDDG